The genomic DNA AGACGTGCAATAAACCGCGCGCCCAACCCTTGTATGCCATAAGCGCCAGCCTTATCGTCCGGTTCTTCGCTGGCCACATAGTCTGCGATTTCTTGCTTGTCCATCTTGGCGAAGGTGACCTTGGCTACCTGAGAAAAGCAGTCAGCGACACCTTTGTGCCAAATACAAACACCGGTGTACACTTCATGGGTTTTGCCAGAAAGAGTGCTCAGCATTTCAGCGGCCTCCTTGCGGTCGCACGGTTTACCAAAGATTTGATCATCCAATGCTACCACCGTGTCGGCCCCTATAACGACGTCGTCGGGACGATATTCCGCCACCGCTTCGGCCTTTCGCTGCGCTAACAGAATGACCGCCTGCTGTGGTAGTATGCCGGGAGAAAGCGACTCATCCGCCCGTGATGTCACAACTAAAAAATCCTCGGTGATAAGCTTTAACAATTCAAACCGCCTGGGAGAAGCCGAAGCCAGAATTAACGCCATAGGTTTAAAAGCTCCTTTGCGTCACAGCTTTTGTGAAACGCTTTTATAAATAAGTAACGAAATGGTTATCGTAATAATCTGTGCGACATTCACGCCGATCTCCAGACCAAACGCCATACGTAGCATTGATAAGTCTAAAATTAATGGATCTGAAACCGATATCCCCACCGTTTTGCCATAAGCTAACCAGCTTAAAAAAGCGGCCTGCTGCCCGAGAGACGCCAGCAACGCCCCTAGAATGATGCCAGCCAGTAGGAAAAATAAAAAAACAAGATTACGTTTAAGTTTCACGTTGATGTCATTCCTTCCCGGTAGAGCCAAATCCGCCTTCACCGCGTGCGGTATCTGAAAGATTAGTTACTTCTTCAATCGGTGGCGTTAGCACAGGCACAATAACTAGCTGTGCAATACGGTCGCCGGGAACGATGATGTATGGCTCCGCTGAGTGATTGGTCAACCCGACCTGGATTTCACCCCGATAGTCGGCGTCAATTACACCTACCGCATTGGCGGGTACAATGCCATGACGAATGCCCAGACCGCTTCGGCCAAATACTAACCCCACGCTTCCCTCCGGCAGTGCAACCGCCAGGCCAGTGGGTAGCAACGCGGTATCTCCGGGCATGATGCAGGTCTCATCGGTCGTACAGGCTCTAAGATCCAGCCCCGCCGAGCCTTGAGTTGCCCGCTCGGGCAGTACCGCTTGGGCACGTACCCGCTTTATTTGCAGTGTCATAAAATCCTCCTGATTACTGCGTCCAAATAAAAAAATCTATTTTCCGGCAGCAGAAAGCTGTCGACGCAGTTTTTCAATCTCGCGTCTGGCCTCGTCCAACTCAGCACGCGCCTTGGATGCATCCTCGAGATAGCCGGTCAGCTGAGAACGCATATGATCCGCCGACTGCTCGCTTTTATGAAAAGAGTCGGCATACCCCATAGCGCAAAGAATCAGCGCAGCATTGGGCGAAAGCTTTGCATCAACATCCATCAGAGCACGTGCCTGGGCGTCCAGCTCCGCCGCCAGTGCCTGGACATACTCTTCGCTTTCGGGAGACGCAATGGTATAGGCAGCTTCAAGAACTCTGATTTTTATGCGGTTAATCATAAAAGTGCGTTCCCTTCCTTTCTCAATTTATACCTTTATCCAATAAAAGTATCACAGATTATTATAGTACATTTTAAAGATACTGCAAAGCCTTTAAACTGCTTTTTCTATAATTTTCATACAAAACAGCAAACATTAAACATCTAATTCACATTTTCTTTGTATTTTTGGAAAAAATATCCTTTCGCTTTGTATTATTGGCTATTTTCAACTTTTTTACTCCAACACCACTACCAGTGCTTTGCTTACCCTCGCTTTAACCTTTGTTAGCATTTTGCATAACGAAAAAAAACGCCCCCATAACAGGAGGCGCTTTTTATAAGAAAAAACTTCTTACTTAACTTCGATCTTAGCGCCAGCGTCGGTAAACTGGGCAGCAAGAGCGTCGGCATCAGCCTTGGAAATGCCAGTCTTGAGGGGCTTGGGCGCGTTGTCAACGAGCTCCTTCGCCTCTTTAAGGCCAAGACCGCAAGCATCCTTAACGAGCTTGATGACGCCCATCTTGGAAGCGCCAGCCTCAACAAGGATAACGTCAAACTCAGTCTTTTCCTCAGCAGCAGCGGCTGCGGGCGCAGCGCCAGCCATCATAACGGGAGCAGCAGCGGAAACGCCGAACTCCTCTTCAATTGCCTTAACAAGCTCATTGAGCTCGAGAACGGTCAGGGTCTTAATTTCTTCAACAAATT from Oscillospiraceae bacterium MB24-C1 includes the following:
- a CDS encoding Maf family protein, with the translated sequence MALILASASPRRFELLKLITEDFLVVTSRADESLSPGILPQQAVILLAQRKAEAVAEYRPDDVVIGADTVVALDDQIFGKPCDRKEAAEMLSTLSGKTHEVYTGVCIWHKGVADCFSQVAKVTFAKMDKQEIADYVASEEPDDKAGAYGIQGLGARFIARLEGDYYTVMGLPVQALYQALRQKGLLTSL
- a CDS encoding DUF4321 domain-containing protein, whose product is MKLKRNLVFLFFLLAGIILGALLASLGQQAAFLSWLAYGKTVGISVSDPLILDLSMLRMAFGLEIGVNVAQIITITISLLIYKSVSQKL
- the dut gene encoding dUTP diphosphatase → MTLQIKRVRAQAVLPERATQGSAGLDLRACTTDETCIMPGDTALLPTGLAVALPEGSVGLVFGRSGLGIRHGIVPANAVGVIDADYRGEIQVGLTNHSAEPYIIVPGDRIAQLVIVPVLTPPIEEVTNLSDTARGEGGFGSTGKE
- a CDS encoding cell division protein ZapA is translated as MINRIKIRVLEAAYTIASPESEEYVQALAAELDAQARALMDVDAKLSPNAALILCAMGYADSFHKSEQSADHMRSQLTGYLEDASKARAELDEARREIEKLRRQLSAAGK
- the rplL gene encoding 50S ribosomal protein L7/L12, with protein sequence MASEKITKFVEEIKTLTVLELNELVKAIEEEFGVSAAAPVMMAGAAPAAAAAEEKTEFDVILVEAGASKMGVIKLVKDACGLGLKEAKELVDNAPKPLKTGISKADADALAAQFTDAGAKIEVK